Part of the Nitrospinota bacterium genome is shown below.
ATGCCGATGGATTGATACGCTTCCCCAATTTGCATCACCGTTTTCAGATTTTTCACCTCGCCAAGGGATAAGCTGGAGAAATCACTGTAAGAGTAAAGAATCGGCAAGACGCCTCCCTGCCGGGCGTATTTATCGACGGAATAAACCAGGGCCTGTTGAATATATGTCTGGGATTTATTATAAAATCTGGAGTCGGGGCCGAGAGGCAACAGTTTTTTGAATTCCTCTATGGCCCATAAATAATTTTGTTCTTTAAGAAATGCGATGCCTCGGCTCAAAGTGACCTCAGCCAATATTTCAACATCATTGGCTTCCTGCAAAACCTCATCGTAGGCTTTGAAAGGTTGGTAATAAGGATCGGTATTGTAAACTATATCCGTAACTTTCAGCTTGGGGTTAATGACTCCAATGTCAGCCATCCGGATTTTCCCATATAAGGATTCACTGCTTCCGGAATTTCTTTTGGCGGATTCGTCGAAGACGGCAAGTGCATCATTATGCCTTTCTTCAAGTAAATAGGAATCACCAATCATATTCAGAGCTCTATGAGCATGTTCATGGTCGGGAGCCAGGTTGATCAGGTCGTATAAATGGTCCCGCGCCGGGGTGTATTGTTTTTGCCGGAAATAAATATCTCCCATGTTGTAATTGGTTTCCGGTTCCTCATTGAGCTGGGTGGGCCAGCGGGCGGCGCCATCTTGATAGACATCAAGCGCCCGATTATAGTTTTTTTGTTGATAAAAGTTGTTGGCGATTTCAAAAATAGCCGACCGGGCGGCAATATTCTTCGGGTTGTTCTCCAGCAACCTCTTGAAACCGGTGTAGGCTTCTTCCAGTTTGCCTTCTTTCAGCATCATGAGTGCTACGTTGTTTTTTCGTGCGGATGAGTACGGGCTTTCGGGTTTTTCTTTTAAACTTTCCTCATACAACGTTTTTGCTTCCAGGGTGTAGCCCAGCTCGGAATAAATAAATGCGATTTTGTCCTGGGCGTGTTCGGTAAACCTGGATTTTGGAAAGCGTCTGGTGGCCTCTTTGTACGCGGCCAGCGCCTGTTCGTAGATCGGGTGAGGTTGCCGGAAAGCGATTTGAAAATGCGCTTCCGCCATAAGATAATAAATATGGGCAAGGTATTTGCTGTCGGGAAAAGTCGGAATAAATTTTTCAAAGGATTCAATGGCCTTGGCATAGTCTTTTTCCTGGAACTCTTTTAAGGCGGATTGATACTCATCCCAGCCATTCTTTAACTTGTTTTCAATATCCAGACGATTGGTTTGCCTGATCTTTCCTGAGTTCATTCCTTCGATCCGGGTTCTTTTGGAAGGCTTGGAATTTCTTCTGGCATCGGAGATTTTTTCTTTCCCGTGCAAAAGGACTTCAGTCCTGGCGAGGGCCTCGGGTTCGGAGCCGGGCTTGCGTTCTCCTATTTGAGTTTGCAGAATGGGTTTTTTCTCGCTGTTTAAATCGATGACGATTTGAGACTTGGCCCTATCCAGATAATGAAAAAAGCGGGTATTGGATCGTCTGAGATGCAGAACAATTTCCAGGTTTTGCTGTTCAGGGTGAATCTCTATTTTTTCTATATTGCGATCCTGGATCGACCGAGTCTGAAGGTCAGGATTCAATTGAACATTTTTTAGTGTCAGGGTAACTCGTTTTCCTAAAAAATCCGCATCTACCTTATAGGAACCGGGCTGGCTCAAATCTACCAGGATGCGCGTGTATTGGGGGTGTGGGCCTATGTGCACTTTATTGACAATGAGGTTCTTCTGATACTCAGGCGGGGGATTTTTTGATAAGGCAGGCGCGCTCAGCGCCAAACTAAGAAGAAAGGCGAAAAGGGTTGTTTGAATCAGACGACGAAATGTATTATTGCTTGAGTTCATGGCATCAGGTTGCAAATTATGGCTACTCATTATAAAAGCAATTTCCATACCACCCTAGTCCAACTTTTTATGGGTTTGATATTGGGTTGAAGTTTCGAAAATTGTAGATTTTCTATTCTTGTGAAACGCATTGTTTTATTGAATAATAGGGGAGCGAGCGGTGAACCGCTGGAAGCAATTAAAAAATCAGGGTTTGGAGTCCTTTATTAAGCCGGCGTCATTATTTTGACAAGGTTTTTGCATAAGCTGTGTAAAGGAACAATTTTATGACCCGCTAATCGTCAACTGTTTTACTTCCTGTGCTCATAGAAAAAAGCCAGTTTGAAAAATTAAAAAAGCAAGAATTGGGTGTGATCTGCAATTTGCTGAAAAAGCAAAATGAAATGCTGGGGCAATCCCTTTTGCATATGGATCATCTGATTTATTTGCAGAAGAGCATCAGTTTAATGAGTCTGGAGGAAATCAATAAAGTTTTAGCGGATAAACTGCCTTATATTCTTTTCATACGTTATTTTTCCCTGTTTCTTTTTGACAAAAGTAGAAGAATCCTGACTCTGGCCTGCCACAACCATCCTGACCTGAAAGAGACACTCAACCTGCGTCTGAAAGATTCTGAAGTTATGAGCGAGGCGATCGATTCAGGAACTTATATCCTGGAGCAGGATCATGCTAAATCCAGATTCTTCAAGGGGGTGAGAAACCCTTTGTTCAAGTACAACTTCTTTATCACCATTCCGCTGATGATTGAAAATGAGATCATTGGTGTCCTCAATTTGAACGACAACGAAAGAGGGCGTCTCAACGTGACGGACCTGGATTATTTTCTAAACATGTCCGAAGTGATTTCGGTTTCGATCAGTAATGCGCAGTCTTATGAAAAAGCTGAGAGGTTATCGATCACCGACGGGCTCACGGGATTGAACAACCGTCAGCAATTTCAAGCGGTGTTGCAAAGCGAAATTCTCAGATGCCGACGATACAACTCGCCTCTTTCCCTGTTGATAATGGATGTGGATTATTTTAAAGGCGTCAACGATACCTTTGGGCATCAGGAGGGAGACGATGTGCTAAGGGGCATCGCCGGAATTATAAAAGGGTTGTGCCGTTCATACGATGTGGCGGCCCGTTACGGAGGGGAGGAGTTTGTCCTGATTCTTCCCGAAACCAATGGCGCCGGGGCATGGGTCATTGCGGAAAGAATCCGTGAGGAAGTGGAAAAATGCCGTTTCAAAAATGACGGCAGGGTTCATTCCGTTACCATCAGTTGCGGGATCGCGGAATTTGATAAAGAGACGACTGCCGATCATACGCATCTGATTCGGGTTGCGGATGAGGCGCTTTACCAGGCAAAAGAATCTGGAAGGAACAGAACCGTAATGGGACATGCAGATGACATCTTCAAAGGCTGATGAATTCCTGGTAATGGAGGGGCTGCCTTCGCTTCCCGGACAGATCCTCAGTTTATTGGATGAATTGAGCAAGACCTCGGCGATGGACTACACGATTCTGCAAAAAATCCAATACGATCCTGCCATTGCCCTTAGAGTTTTGCAAGTGGCCAACACGCCGCTTTATGGATATGGGGGTAAGGTTTCATCCCTGCAACAGGCGGGAGGACTCCTGGGGCCGGGGGCGATAAGAAATATTGTGTTGACGACCCCGATCCTTGAGCGCTATCAGGAGGATAATTTTCCTCCTGCATTCGACTACTCCAAACTTTGGTTACACATGACCGTTACCGCCGTCCTGGCTGGAAGCCTGGGAGCCTGTTTGAAAAAAATAGAAACGGATGTCTGTTTCACGGCGGGATTGATTCATGGAATTGGAAAAATTTCTCTTGCCGCCTACCATTCAA
Proteins encoded:
- a CDS encoding tetratricopeptide repeat protein — its product is MSSHNLQPDAMNSSNNTFRRLIQTTLFAFLLSLALSAPALSKNPPPEYQKNLIVNKVHIGPHPQYTRILVDLSQPGSYKVDADFLGKRVTLTLKNVQLNPDLQTRSIQDRNIEKIEIHPEQQNLEIVLHLRRSNTRFFHYLDRAKSQIVIDLNSEKKPILQTQIGERKPGSEPEALARTEVLLHGKEKISDARRNSKPSKRTRIEGMNSGKIRQTNRLDIENKLKNGWDEYQSALKEFQEKDYAKAIESFEKFIPTFPDSKYLAHIYYLMAEAHFQIAFRQPHPIYEQALAAYKEATRRFPKSRFTEHAQDKIAFIYSELGYTLEAKTLYEESLKEKPESPYSSARKNNVALMMLKEGKLEEAYTGFKRLLENNPKNIAARSAIFEIANNFYQQKNYNRALDVYQDGAARWPTQLNEEPETNYNMGDIYFRQKQYTPARDHLYDLINLAPDHEHAHRALNMIGDSYLLEERHNDALAVFDESAKRNSGSSESLYGKIRMADIGVINPKLKVTDIVYNTDPYYQPFKAYDEVLQEANDVEILAEVTLSRGIAFLKEQNYLWAIEEFKKLLPLGPDSRFYNKSQTYIQQALVYSVDKYARQGGVLPILYSYSDFSSLSLGEVKNLKTVMQIGEAYQSIGMFPQALRFYERVKKLDAKNIYRDRIFLNLGQIHLEQSNFKEAELVAQSFLKNYPQSPQVPEALKLLASSHSGRKQYNKALHVYKELLTKQGGNISETHTLLAETYQNEDNLPSAIDEYRQAIKTFDRTAKIIPNTIRKAYYSLGFALFQNKKYAEAAKALESARRLFPEQPHTDWADYLLVESYNNLKNPSKATATLNTLIESKDTNDLLKQVAESKLKVLDWEKEFKEPL
- a CDS encoding sensor domain-containing diguanylate cyclase, with product MLIEKSQFEKLKKQELGVICNLLKKQNEMLGQSLLHMDHLIYLQKSISLMSLEEINKVLADKLPYILFIRYFSLFLFDKSRRILTLACHNHPDLKETLNLRLKDSEVMSEAIDSGTYILEQDHAKSRFFKGVRNPLFKYNFFITIPLMIENEIIGVLNLNDNERGRLNVTDLDYFLNMSEVISVSISNAQSYEKAERLSITDGLTGLNNRQQFQAVLQSEILRCRRYNSPLSLLIMDVDYFKGVNDTFGHQEGDDVLRGIAGIIKGLCRSYDVAARYGGEEFVLILPETNGAGAWVIAERIREEVEKCRFKNDGRVHSVTISCGIAEFDKETTADHTHLIRVADEALYQAKESGRNRTVMGHADDIFKG
- a CDS encoding HDOD domain-containing protein encodes the protein MTSSKADEFLVMEGLPSLPGQILSLLDELSKTSAMDYTILQKIQYDPAIALRVLQVANTPLYGYGGKVSSLQQAGGLLGPGAIRNIVLTTPILERYQEDNFPPAFDYSKLWLHMTVTAVLAGSLGACLKKIETDVCFTAGLIHGIGKISLAAYHSKSLQEWVRQAECEQMSLLEVEKRELGFTHADLGVKMAEAFCLPQELINAQKFYYASGEDEITDPLAGTVCVARNLANSWGFTDGIGNEAPAGMDTLFSLLNFSEAELEEWTPQFRENVNLAVEAQEG